A genomic stretch from Malus domestica chromosome 15, GDT2T_hap1 includes:
- the LOC103455781 gene encoding cytochrome P450 CYP72A616-like isoform X2, which produces MEDYLIFIKTLVFSLGSVILVSVLRVVHVYWFRPKSLEKQLRKQGIRGKTYRLFQDDMKEISMSSKEACAKPMSLNHQIARRIFPFFHQMVQNYGKVSLGWIETRPRLIVADPELIKLILAEKNGQITKPPLNPLVNLLQMGISTLEGEQWAKRRRLIKPAFHLEKLKGMVPAFVTCCFGLINRWESLVGHEGRCELDVAPEFQNLAGDVIARTAFGSNYEEGKKIFELQKKQAILVLEAYYDFYFPGKRFIPTKKNRMRYNLDNEIKAILRGMISKKEQAAMENGEEGANDLLGLLLQCKEQEQTSMTIEDVIEECKLFYFAGQETTANWLTWAMIVLSMHPNWQEKAREEVLRVCGKNTPDLDALNHLKIAHPNQNQCWRHFHPSWG; this is translated from the exons atggaAGATTAtcttatttttatcaaaacGTTGGTATTTTCTTTGGGTTCTGTAATTCTCGTTTCTGTTCTGAGAGTTGTTCATGTCTACTGGTTTAGACCCAAGAGCTTGGAGAAGCAGTTGAGAAAGCAAGGGATCAGAGGCAAAACTTACAGGCTTTTCCAGGATGACATGAAAGAGATCAGCATGTCCAGCAAGGAAGCATGCGCCAAACCCATGTCTCTTAACCACCAGATTGCTCGACGTATCTTCCCTTTTTTTCATCAAATGGTGCAGAattatg gaAAAGTGAGTTTGGGGTGGATTGAAACAAGGCCAAGGCTGATTGTAGCTGACCCAGAGCTGATCAAGTTGATATTAGCCGAAAAGAATGGGCAGATTACAAAGCCACCACTGAACCCACTTGTCAATCTTCTACAAATGGGCATCTCAACCTTGGAAGGAGAGCAATGGGCCAAACGCAGAAGGCTCATCAAACCTGCTTTCCACCTTGAGAAATTAAAG gGAATGGTGCCTGCATTTGTAACCTGTTGTTTTGGTCTGATCAATCGGTGGGAAAGTTTAGTTGGACATGAAGGAAGATGTGAACTAGATGTAGCTCCTGAATTTCAAAACCTTGCTGGTGATGTTATAGCTAGAACAGCCTTTGGAAGCAACTACGAAGAGGGGAAGAAAATATTTGAGCTTCAAAAAAAGCAAGCTATTCTAGTGCTTGAAGCCTACTATGATTTCTATTTTCCAGGCAAAAG ATTCATACCCACTAAAAAGAACAGGATGAGGTACAACTTGGACAACGAAATCAAAGCAATATTAAGGGGTATGATCAGCAAGAAAGAGCAAGCAGCCATGGAAAATGGTGAAGAGGGTGCAAATGATTTGCTGGGCTTACTATTACAATGCAAAGAACAAGAGCAAACAAGCATGACGATTGAGGATGTCATAGAGGAGTGCAAGCTGTTCTACTTTGCTGGCCAAGAAACCACAGCCAACTGGCTGACTTGGGCTATGATTGTCTTATCTATGCATCCAAACTGGCAGGAAAAAGCAAGAGAAGAAGTCCTGCGTGTGTGTGGAAAGAACACACCTGATTTAGATGCTCTAAATCACCTTAAGATT GCACACCCAAATCAAAACCAATGTTGGAGGCATTTCCATCCCAGCTGGGGTTGA
- the LOC103455781 gene encoding cytochrome P450 CYP72A616-like isoform X1, translating to MEDYLIFIKTLVFSLGSVILVSVLRVVHVYWFRPKSLEKQLRKQGIRGKTYRLFQDDMKEISMSSKEACAKPMSLNHQIARRIFPFFHQMVQNYGKVSLGWIETRPRLIVADPELIKLILAEKNGQITKPPLNPLVNLLQMGISTLEGEQWAKRRRLIKPAFHLEKLKGMVPAFVTCCFGLINRWESLVGHEGRCELDVAPEFQNLAGDVIARTAFGSNYEEGKKIFELQKKQAILVLEAYYDFYFPGKRFIPTKKNRMRYNLDNEIKAILRGMISKKEQAAMENGEEGANDLLGLLLQCKEQEQTSMTIEDVIEECKLFYFAGQETTANWLTWAMIVLSMHPNWQEKAREEVLRVCGKNTPDLDALNHLKIVSMILKEVLRLYPPVSALYRHTQIKTNVGGISIPAGVEFVLLTMFLHYDKKCWGEDVEEFNPERFADGVVKAPKDQVVFYPFGWGPRICIGQTFAVIEAKMALAMILQHFSFELSPSYTHAPVMGITLQPQHGATVTLHRI from the exons atggaAGATTAtcttatttttatcaaaacGTTGGTATTTTCTTTGGGTTCTGTAATTCTCGTTTCTGTTCTGAGAGTTGTTCATGTCTACTGGTTTAGACCCAAGAGCTTGGAGAAGCAGTTGAGAAAGCAAGGGATCAGAGGCAAAACTTACAGGCTTTTCCAGGATGACATGAAAGAGATCAGCATGTCCAGCAAGGAAGCATGCGCCAAACCCATGTCTCTTAACCACCAGATTGCTCGACGTATCTTCCCTTTTTTTCATCAAATGGTGCAGAattatg gaAAAGTGAGTTTGGGGTGGATTGAAACAAGGCCAAGGCTGATTGTAGCTGACCCAGAGCTGATCAAGTTGATATTAGCCGAAAAGAATGGGCAGATTACAAAGCCACCACTGAACCCACTTGTCAATCTTCTACAAATGGGCATCTCAACCTTGGAAGGAGAGCAATGGGCCAAACGCAGAAGGCTCATCAAACCTGCTTTCCACCTTGAGAAATTAAAG gGAATGGTGCCTGCATTTGTAACCTGTTGTTTTGGTCTGATCAATCGGTGGGAAAGTTTAGTTGGACATGAAGGAAGATGTGAACTAGATGTAGCTCCTGAATTTCAAAACCTTGCTGGTGATGTTATAGCTAGAACAGCCTTTGGAAGCAACTACGAAGAGGGGAAGAAAATATTTGAGCTTCAAAAAAAGCAAGCTATTCTAGTGCTTGAAGCCTACTATGATTTCTATTTTCCAGGCAAAAG ATTCATACCCACTAAAAAGAACAGGATGAGGTACAACTTGGACAACGAAATCAAAGCAATATTAAGGGGTATGATCAGCAAGAAAGAGCAAGCAGCCATGGAAAATGGTGAAGAGGGTGCAAATGATTTGCTGGGCTTACTATTACAATGCAAAGAACAAGAGCAAACAAGCATGACGATTGAGGATGTCATAGAGGAGTGCAAGCTGTTCTACTTTGCTGGCCAAGAAACCACAGCCAACTGGCTGACTTGGGCTATGATTGTCTTATCTATGCATCCAAACTGGCAGGAAAAAGCAAGAGAAGAAGTCCTGCGTGTGTGTGGAAAGAACACACCTGATTTAGATGCTCTAAATCACCTTAAGATT gttTCGATGATACTAAAGGAAGTTCTAAGGTTATATCCACCTGTGTCTGCTCTATACAGGCACACCCAAATCAAAACCAATGTTGGAGGCATTTCCATCCCAGCTGGGGTTGAATTTGTGCTGCTGACTATGTTTCTTCACTATGATAAAAAATGTTGGGGGGAAGACGTTGAGGAGTTCAACCCCGAGAGATTTGCTGATGGAGTTGTGAAGGCACCAAAGGATCAAGTTGTATTCTACCCATTTGGTTGGGGCCCTAGAATATGCATAGGGCAAACTTTTGCTGTGATAGAAGCAAAGATGGCTCTAGCTATGATTCTTCAGCATTTTTCATTTGAGCTCTCACCTTCTTACACTCATGCTCCTGTTATGGGTATTACCCTTCAGCCACAACATGGAGCCACAGTTACACTTCACAGAATTTAA